The following are encoded in a window of Mannheimia varigena genomic DNA:
- the ftsA gene encoding cell division protein FtsA, which yields MTKAVESKIIVGLDIGTSKVVAVVGEVLPDGVINVMGSGVCPSKGVDRGGIIDLNAAVNSIQRAIQQAESIADCQIMGVTLAISGQHIVGLNESGTSTLSGGIVTQDNIESAVDMAKAIKLQDGLETLHMIPQEYNVDRLPATKNPIGLSGMRLQVQAHLIACHQAWLKNLKNAVEQAKLKVDQVVFSGLASSYSVLTEDEKELGVCLIDIGGGTMDVLVYTDGALRYSKVIPFAGNNITDYLARVFTTSRQEAESIKVSYGSAISPPTHNADKKIEVTGLGGRPARTFTRAQVATVTSQCYNDLLKVVEDELTQLRNELFQKGIKQELIAGIVITGGGSQIEDIVECAKSIFGSQVRVGYPLNITGLTDYVNKPQYATALGLLQYSHYNYTEQGNSTEANEDIFAPIGIGAKKIINFFKSKF from the coding sequence ATGACAAAAGCAGTAGAATCAAAAATCATTGTTGGTCTAGATATTGGTACATCAAAAGTAGTTGCCGTTGTCGGTGAAGTATTACCTGATGGTGTTATCAATGTAATGGGCTCTGGCGTTTGCCCTTCTAAAGGGGTCGATCGTGGTGGTATTATCGATCTTAATGCAGCTGTTAATTCCATTCAACGCGCTATCCAACAAGCTGAGTCTATTGCTGACTGTCAAATTATGGGTGTAACTCTTGCTATTTCTGGTCAACATATTGTTGGTTTAAATGAATCAGGCACATCTACTTTATCCGGCGGTATCGTAACGCAAGATAACATTGAAAGTGCCGTTGATATGGCAAAAGCAATCAAATTACAAGATGGCTTAGAAACTTTGCATATGATTCCACAAGAATACAATGTGGATAGATTACCTGCGACTAAAAATCCGATCGGCTTATCAGGTATGCGTTTACAAGTCCAAGCACATCTAATCGCTTGTCATCAAGCTTGGCTTAAAAACTTAAAAAATGCTGTTGAACAAGCTAAATTAAAAGTTGATCAAGTTGTTTTTTCAGGGCTAGCATCAAGCTATTCTGTATTAACAGAAGATGAGAAAGAGTTGGGAGTCTGCCTAATTGATATCGGTGGCGGCACGATGGATGTGCTTGTTTATACTGATGGTGCGCTAAGATATAGTAAAGTAATTCCGTTTGCAGGTAATAATATTACTGATTATTTAGCTCGTGTGTTTACTACCTCACGTCAAGAAGCGGAAAGCATTAAAGTAAGTTATGGAAGTGCGATTTCCCCTCCCACTCACAATGCAGATAAAAAAATTGAGGTAACTGGGCTAGGTGGACGCCCTGCAAGAACGTTTACCCGAGCTCAAGTAGCAACAGTTACATCTCAATGTTATAACGATTTATTAAAAGTAGTAGAAGATGAACTTACCCAACTACGCAATGAACTCTTCCAAAAAGGGATAAAACAAGAACTAATTGCTGGTATTGTCATTACAGGTGGTGGTTCACAGATTGAAGATATTGTAGAATGTGCAAAATCTATTTTTGGATCACAAGTTAGAGTCGGTTATCCTCTTAATATTACTGGCTTAACAGATTACGTGAATAAACCACAATATGCTACAGCACTAGGACTTTTACAATATAGTCACTACAACTATACTGAACAAGGCAATAGTACAGAGGCTAATGAAGATATCTTTGCACCAATAGGCATTGGTGCTAAGAAAATTATAAACTTCTTCAAGTCAAAATTTTAA
- the ftsZ gene encoding cell division protein FtsZ: protein MFEPIIEQTQDAIIKVVGVGGGGGNAVDRMSRSADDIKGVEFFDVNTDAQVLRKRTTRQTIQIGAATTKGLGAGADPMVGKQAAEEDREAIANALKGANMTFIAVGMGGGTGTGAAPVVAQIAKEQGSLTVGVVTKPFRFEGPRRMRFADQGIKELSQYVDSLIIIPNDKLRGLGKQTTAVDAFAAANDVLSNCVLGITNMITSSGGSTGADINVDFADVRTVMSGKGHAMIGTGFAEGEVGEGRAEKAMNDAISSPLLENVDISGANGMLINISAGTDFLLEEVYAMMDLIYGFASEDAAIVFGCNYYPEMDGKVSVTLVATGIGQPEEALHMPKAPPVYAHQMHQQQATQPQQPQVAQQPGFTQPSGYNQPNQFGQPQAQQPTAPKPQSVDTAQIFNPSSIPGFMRNSQ, encoded by the coding sequence ATGTTTGAACCTATTATTGAACAAACGCAAGATGCTATCATTAAGGTAGTGGGTGTTGGCGGCGGCGGTGGTAATGCTGTAGATAGAATGTCACGTTCTGCTGATGATATCAAAGGGGTTGAATTCTTTGACGTAAATACTGATGCTCAAGTTTTAAGAAAAAGAACAACACGCCAAACTATCCAAATTGGTGCTGCTACAACTAAAGGTTTAGGAGCAGGTGCTGATCCAATGGTAGGTAAACAGGCTGCTGAAGAAGATCGTGAAGCTATTGCTAATGCATTAAAAGGCGCTAATATGACTTTTATTGCTGTTGGTATGGGTGGGGGTACAGGTACAGGTGCAGCACCTGTAGTAGCTCAAATCGCAAAAGAGCAAGGCTCTTTAACAGTTGGTGTTGTAACTAAACCTTTCCGTTTTGAAGGCCCGCGTCGTATGCGTTTTGCCGATCAAGGTATCAAGGAACTGTCTCAATATGTGGATTCTCTAATTATCATTCCGAATGATAAATTACGCGGATTAGGAAAGCAAACAACTGCAGTAGATGCTTTCGCAGCTGCAAATGATGTATTAAGCAACTGTGTACTTGGTATCACCAACATGATTACCAGCTCAGGCGGTTCAACTGGTGCAGATATCAACGTGGACTTCGCTGATGTTCGTACGGTTATGTCAGGTAAAGGCCATGCAATGATTGGTACTGGTTTTGCCGAAGGTGAGGTAGGTGAAGGTCGAGCAGAAAAAGCAATGAATGATGCAATTTCAAGCCCATTACTTGAAAATGTCGATATTTCAGGTGCGAATGGTATGTTGATTAACATTAGTGCAGGAACAGATTTCTTATTAGAAGAAGTTTATGCTATGATGGATTTAATTTATGGCTTTGCATCTGAAGATGCTGCAATTGTATTTGGTTGTAATTACTATCCAGAAATGGATGGTAAAGTAAGTGTTACATTAGTAGCAACAGGTATTGGGCAGCCAGAAGAAGCATTACACATGCCGAAAGCTCCACCTGTTTATGCACACCAAATGCATCAGCAACAAGCTACTCAACCCCAACAACCGCAAGTAGCACAACAACCAGGTTTTACACAACCATCAGGTTATAATCAACCTAACCAATTTGGTCAGCCACAAGCTCAACAACCTACGGCACCAAAGCCACAATCGGTGGATACAGCCCAGATTTTTAACCCAAGTTCAATTCCAGGCTTTATGAGAAATAGTCAATAA